In Dryobates pubescens isolate bDryPub1 chromosome 12, bDryPub1.pri, whole genome shotgun sequence, one genomic interval encodes:
- the SMPX gene encoding small muscular protein, whose protein sequence is MSKQPASHVKAIQANINIPMGAFRPGAGHPHKRKELTPEEVEESIPASSEEEKDKKHLPGAKKLPGLAVDLSEIQNIKSELKFVPKAEQ, encoded by the exons ATGTCAAAACAGCCAGCGTCACATGTCAAAGCCATTCAG GCTAATATTAACATCCCCATGGGAGCATTTCGACCTGGTGCAGGCCACCCTCATAAAAGAAAAGAGCTTACACCTGAAGAAGTGGAGGAG AGCATTCCTGCTTCatcagaggaggagaaagacaaGAAACATCTTCCAGGAGCTAAGAAACTTCCAGGCCTTGCTGTCGACTTGTCAGAGATTCAGAACATAAAGAGTGAGCTGAAATTTGTCCCCAAAGCTGAACAGTAG